One Panicum virgatum strain AP13 chromosome 9K, P.virgatum_v5, whole genome shotgun sequence genomic region harbors:
- the LOC120649935 gene encoding glucan endo-1,3-beta-glucosidase 7-like, whose translation MAERAWVVLALLGAVQLLRLPLAAPQSFIGINYGDVADNLPPPSSTARLIQSTTISKVRLYGTDPAVVSAFAGTGISLLLGAANGDIANLASSPAAAAAWVAAHIPASSPAVSTVSIGNEVLFADASLASQLVPAMQNLYSALPPNSSIKVSTVHAMDVLASSDPPSSGAFKPELDAALDPVLAFLSKTGSPFLINPYPYFAYLSDPRPETLAFCLFQPNAGRPDAGSGLTYTNMLDAMLDAVRAALDAKGYKDVEIVVAETGWPHKGDPDEAGATPENARAFVSGLVSHLRSLAGTPRVPGKSVDTYIFAVYDEDLKPGKGSERYFGLFQTSLTETYPTGLVRNGTAGLGPAVAPAQAPTSSVQPAPALPKPGQQPQVTPAQQGSAAVAGASSPCAPGTATARGAAVACPRHSSAQSSRTFSVLTIIAGLLCPALQMLI comes from the exons ATGGCGGAGAGGGCGTGGGTTGTGCTAGCGCTCTTGGGAGCCGTCCAGCTCCTTCGTCTTCCTCTCGCAG CGCCGCAATCCTTCATCGGCATCAACTACGGCGACGTGGCGGACAAcctcccgccgccgtcgtccaccgcgcgcctcATCCAGTCCACGACCATCTCCAAGGTCCGCCTCTACGGCACCGACCCGGCCGTCGTCTCCGCCTTCGCCGGCACGGggatctccctcctcctcggcgccgccaACGGCGACATCGCCAACCTCGCgtcctcccccgccgcggcAGCCGCTTGGGTCGCCGCGCACATCccggcctcgtcgccggcggtctCCACCGTCTCCATCGGCAACGAGGTCCTCTTCGCCGACGCATCGCTCGCCTCGCAGCTCGTCCCGGCCATGCAGAACCTGTACAGCGCGCTGCCGCCCAACTCCAGCATCAAGGTCTCCACCGTGCACGCCATGGACGTGCTCGCGAGCTCCGACCCGCCGTCCTCCGGCGCTTTTAAGCCGGAGCTCGACGCGGCGCTCGACCCGGTCCTTGCGTTCCTGAGCAAGACCGGCTCGCCGTTCCTCATCAACCCGTACCCCTACTTCGCCTACCTCAGCGACCCGCGGCCGGAGACGCTGGCCTTCTGCCTGTTCCAGCCCAACGCCGGGCGGCCGGACGCCGGGTCCGGGCTCACGTACACCAACATGCTCGACGCGATGCTGGACGCCGTGCGCGCGGCGCTGGACGCCAAGGGCTACAAGGACGTGGAGATCGTCGTCGCCGAGACCGGGTGGCCGCACAAGGGCGACCCCGACGAGGCCGGCGCCACGCCGGAGAACGCGCGCGCGTTCGTGTCGGGCCTCGTGTCCCACCTGCGGTCGCTGGCCGGCACGCCGCGCGTGCCCGGCAAGTCGGTGGACACGTACATCTTCGCCGTGTACGACGAGGACCTCAAGCCCGGCAAGGGGTCGGAGCGCTACTTCGGGCTGTTCCAGACCAGCCTCACCGAGACGTACCCGACAGGGCTGGTCCGGAACGGCACGGCCGGGCTGGGGCCGGCCGTGGCGCCGGCGCAAGCACCAACGTCGTCGGtgcagccggcgccggcgctgccaaAGCCAGGGCAGCAGCCACAG GTGACTCCAGCGCAGCAAGGCtcggcagcggtggcgggggCTTCCAGCCCCTGCGCGCCGGGGACTGCGACGGCGAGGGGAGCTGCCGTCGCTTGCCCCCGTCATAGTTCTGCCCAATCGTCTCGCACTTTCTCAGTGCTAACTATCATTGCTGGCCTTTTGTGCCCAGCTTTGCAGATGTTAATATGA
- the LOC120649936 gene encoding ATP-dependent DNA helicase DDM1-like isoform X3, with the protein MMEGVVVAMPNGVKAEVAPAAATADSPKSVLEDEKISDPNNGNASIATEPTKQVEESSDDFVDASSSLPVDLEIDSASVHPVKKEEQLLEPVREEEVDGFVDESISMPIDLEAKNGDASLITEAMKKEEEQLEEARVKAEEEEETRKREEAARLAFDPETRYSKLDELLTKTQLFSEFLLQKMDQIADEVVEPQAEEPPAAEKKKGRGRKRKAKAVPQYNDKKAKTAVAAMLTRSREERLANDCTLPEEERWKNEQANLVPLMTGGKLKSYQIKGVKWLISLWQNGLNGILADQMGLGKTIQTIGFLAHLKGKGMHGPYMVIAPLSTLSNWVNEISRFVPSVTSIIYHGDKVARAEIRRKFMPKTKDAVSPDFPIVVTSYEMAMSDAIFLAHYKWKYVVVDEGHRLKNSKCKLLREIKRIPMDNKLLLTGTPLQNNLAELWSLLNFILPDIFSSHQEFESWFDFSGKASEEKEPEENRRVHVVSKLHAILRPFLLRRMKEDVEQMLPRKKEIIIYANMTELQKRIQDHLVEKTFDVYLNKETDIVLRRPGIKAKLNSLFIQLRKNCSHPDLLEAAFGTTSLYPPVDKLLEQCGKFQLLDRLLTKLLARKHKVLIFSQWTKVLDIIEYYLDSKGLDVCRIDGGVKLEERRRQIAEFNDLNSNLNVFILSTRAGGLGINLTSADTCILYDSDWNPQMDLQAMDRCHRIGQTRPVHVYRLATSHSVEGRIIKKAFGKLKLEHVVIGRGQFEQERAKPNVLELFDELAGRRRSQPWAPAPSTSTPEEKIPATARKALSLSLFFFLSFLFFCDEGPVGEPNLSLPCG; encoded by the exons ATGATGGAAGGGGTGGTAGTCGCCATGCCGAACGGGGTGAAAGCGGAAGTCGCCCCCGCCGCTGCCACGGCAGATTCTCCTAAATCCGTTCTGGAGGACGAG AAAATTTCTGACCCCAACAACGGGAACGCCTCCATTGCCACTGAGCCAACTAAGCAAGTGGAGGAGAGCTCGGATGATTTTGTGGATGCAAGCTCGTCCCTGCCTGTTGACCTTGAAATTGATAGTGCTAGTGTGCACCCTGTTAAGAAGGAAGAGCAGCTTCTGGAGCCCGTCAGGGAGGAGGAAGTTGATGGTTTCGTTGATGAAAGTATATCTATGCCTATTGACCTTGAGGCCAAGAATGGCGATGCATCCCTGATCACAGAAGCAatgaagaaggaagaggagcagCTTGAGGAGGCGCGGGTtaaggcagaggaagaagaggaaaccAGGAAGAGGGAAGAAGCTGCAAGACTTGCTTTTGATCCTGAGACACGGTATAGCAAGTTAGATGAGTTGCTGACGAAGACACAGCTCTTTTCGGAGTTTTTACTTCAGAAAATGGATCAAATCGCTGAT GAAGTTGTTGAACCTCAAGCTGAAGAGCCACCAGCAgcagaaaagaagaaaggacGTGGCCGGAAGAGGAAAGCTAAAGCTGTGCCCCAATACAATGAT aAAAAGGCTAAGACGGCAGTGGCAGCCATGCTTACAAGATCTCGTGAAGAACGCCTTGCTAACGATTGTACTCTCCCAGAAGAAGAAAGGTGGAAAAATGAGCAAGCCAATCTTGTGCCTTTAATGACTGGTGGGAAGTTGAAGTCATACCAGATAAAGGGTGTGAAGTGGCTAATTTCATTGTGGCAGAATGGGCTCAATGGGATACTGGCTGACCAGATGGGCCTTGGGAAAACAATCCAAACAATTGGAtttcttgctcatctgaaaggGAAAGGAATGCACGGTCCATACATGGTAATCGCTCCTTTGTCCACTCTCTCAAACTGGGTCAATGAGATCTCAAG GTTTGTTCCATCTGTTACTAGTATCATTTATCATGGAGATAAAGTGGCCAGGGCTGAGATAAGAAGAAAATTCATGCCTAAAACGAAAGATGCTGTTAGCCCTGATTTTCCGatagtagtgacttcatatgaGATGGCCATGTCAGATGCGATATTTCTTGCTCACTATAAGTGGAAGTATGTTGTTGTGGATGAG GGGCATCGTttgaaaaattctaagtgtaAATTGTTAAGGGAGATAAAGCGCATTCCGATGGATAATAAGCTCCTTTTGACTGGGACACCCCTTCAGAACAATCTTGCAGAGCTGTGGTCCCTCCTGAACTTCATTTTGCCTGATATATTCTCATCACACCAGGAATTTGAATCATG GTTTGATTTTTCTGGAAAAgcaagtgaagaaaaagaacctGAGGAGAATAGGAGGGTTCATGTTGTTTCAAAGCTTCATGCCATTTTGCGTCCATTCCTTCTTAGGCGGATGAAAGAGGATGTAGAGCAGATGCTTCCACGAAAGAAAGAGATAATCATTTATGCTAACATGACCGAACTTCAGAAGCGAATCCAGGATCACTTAGTTGAGAAAACATTTGATGTCTACTTGAACAAAGAAACAGATATTG TGTTGAGGAGACCTGGCATTAAGGCAAAGCTAAATAGTCTCTTTATTCAACTAAGGAAGAATTGCAGTCATCCTGATCTTTTGGAAGCTGCATTTGGAACAACAA gcCTGTATCCACCTGTTGATAAGCTTCTAGAGCAATGTGGCAAATTTCAGCTTCTGGACAGATTACTAACTAAGCTACTCGCACGAAAGCACAAG GTTCTAATATTTTCACAATGGACAAAAGTTTTGGACATTATTGAGTATTACCTAGATTCAAAAGGCCTCGACGTTTGCAGAATTGATGGTGGTGTTAAGTTAGAAGAGAGAAGGAGGCAG ATAGCAGAATTTAATGACTTGAATAGCAATCTGAACGTCTTTATTCTGAGCACACGGGCTGGTGGGCTTGGTATCAACCTTACTTCTGCTGATACTTGTATCTTATATGACAGCGACTGG AATCCTCAGATGGATCTTCAGGCCATGGATAGATGCCACCGGATTGGTCAGACACGCCCAGTGCATGTTTATAGGCTGGCAACATCACATTCTGTTGAG GGGCGGATCATCAAGAAAGCTTTTGGGAAGTTGAAACTGGAGCACGTGGTGATAGGGAGGGGACAGTTTGAACAAGAGAGAGCAAAGCCTAACGTCTTAGAG CTTTTCGACGAACTCGCTGGCCGTCGCAGGTCTCAACCCTGGGCACCAGCTCCGTCGACCAGTACTCCTGAAGAAAAGATACCTGCGACTGCGAGGAAGGCCctgtctctttctctttttttctttctttctttcctttttttttgcgatgAAGGCCCTGTCGGTGAACCAAATCTTAGCCTTCCATGTGGTTGA
- the LOC120649936 gene encoding ATP-dependent DNA helicase DDM1-like isoform X1 — protein MMEGVVVAMPNGVKAEVAPAAATADSPKSVLEDEKISDPNNGNASIATEPTKQVEESSDDFVDASSSLPVDLEIDSASVHPVKKEEQLLEPVREEEVDGFVDESISMPIDLEAKNGDASLITEAMKKEEEQLEEARVKAEEEEETRKREEAARLAFDPETRYSKLDELLTKTQLFSEFLLQKMDQIADEVVEPQAEEPPAAEKKKGRGRKRKAKAVPQYNDKKAKTAVAAMLTRSREERLANDCTLPEEERWKNEQANLVPLMTGGKLKSYQIKGVKWLISLWQNGLNGILADQMGLGKTIQTIGFLAHLKGKGMHGPYMVIAPLSTLSNWVNEISRFVPSVTSIIYHGDKVARAEIRRKFMPKTKDAVSPDFPIVVTSYEMAMSDAIFLAHYKWKYVVVDEGHRLKNSKCKLLREIKRIPMDNKLLLTGTPLQNNLAELWSLLNFILPDIFSSHQEFESWFDFSGKASEEKEPEENRRVHVVSKLHAILRPFLLRRMKEDVEQMLPRKKEIIIYANMTELQKRIQDHLVEKTFDVYLNKETDIVLRRPGIKAKLNSLFIQLRKNCSHPDLLEAAFGTTSLYPPVDKLLEQCGKFQLLDRLLTKLLARKHKVLIFSQWTKVLDIIEYYLDSKGLDVCRIDGGVKLEERRRQIAEFNDLNSNLNVFILSTRAGGLGINLTSADTCILYDSDWNPQMDLQAMDRCHRIGQTRPVHVYRLATSHSVEVLFNDLYLQISCLGLLLGLLSFSSLQGRIIKKAFGKLKLEHVVIGRGQFEQERAKPNVLEEGELLALLRDEQAEEDKMIQTDISNEDLLKLMDRSDLSGPPGAADAAPLIPLKGPGWEVVVPTKSGGMLAALTS, from the exons ATGATGGAAGGGGTGGTAGTCGCCATGCCGAACGGGGTGAAAGCGGAAGTCGCCCCCGCCGCTGCCACGGCAGATTCTCCTAAATCCGTTCTGGAGGACGAG AAAATTTCTGACCCCAACAACGGGAACGCCTCCATTGCCACTGAGCCAACTAAGCAAGTGGAGGAGAGCTCGGATGATTTTGTGGATGCAAGCTCGTCCCTGCCTGTTGACCTTGAAATTGATAGTGCTAGTGTGCACCCTGTTAAGAAGGAAGAGCAGCTTCTGGAGCCCGTCAGGGAGGAGGAAGTTGATGGTTTCGTTGATGAAAGTATATCTATGCCTATTGACCTTGAGGCCAAGAATGGCGATGCATCCCTGATCACAGAAGCAatgaagaaggaagaggagcagCTTGAGGAGGCGCGGGTtaaggcagaggaagaagaggaaaccAGGAAGAGGGAAGAAGCTGCAAGACTTGCTTTTGATCCTGAGACACGGTATAGCAAGTTAGATGAGTTGCTGACGAAGACACAGCTCTTTTCGGAGTTTTTACTTCAGAAAATGGATCAAATCGCTGAT GAAGTTGTTGAACCTCAAGCTGAAGAGCCACCAGCAgcagaaaagaagaaaggacGTGGCCGGAAGAGGAAAGCTAAAGCTGTGCCCCAATACAATGAT aAAAAGGCTAAGACGGCAGTGGCAGCCATGCTTACAAGATCTCGTGAAGAACGCCTTGCTAACGATTGTACTCTCCCAGAAGAAGAAAGGTGGAAAAATGAGCAAGCCAATCTTGTGCCTTTAATGACTGGTGGGAAGTTGAAGTCATACCAGATAAAGGGTGTGAAGTGGCTAATTTCATTGTGGCAGAATGGGCTCAATGGGATACTGGCTGACCAGATGGGCCTTGGGAAAACAATCCAAACAATTGGAtttcttgctcatctgaaaggGAAAGGAATGCACGGTCCATACATGGTAATCGCTCCTTTGTCCACTCTCTCAAACTGGGTCAATGAGATCTCAAG GTTTGTTCCATCTGTTACTAGTATCATTTATCATGGAGATAAAGTGGCCAGGGCTGAGATAAGAAGAAAATTCATGCCTAAAACGAAAGATGCTGTTAGCCCTGATTTTCCGatagtagtgacttcatatgaGATGGCCATGTCAGATGCGATATTTCTTGCTCACTATAAGTGGAAGTATGTTGTTGTGGATGAG GGGCATCGTttgaaaaattctaagtgtaAATTGTTAAGGGAGATAAAGCGCATTCCGATGGATAATAAGCTCCTTTTGACTGGGACACCCCTTCAGAACAATCTTGCAGAGCTGTGGTCCCTCCTGAACTTCATTTTGCCTGATATATTCTCATCACACCAGGAATTTGAATCATG GTTTGATTTTTCTGGAAAAgcaagtgaagaaaaagaacctGAGGAGAATAGGAGGGTTCATGTTGTTTCAAAGCTTCATGCCATTTTGCGTCCATTCCTTCTTAGGCGGATGAAAGAGGATGTAGAGCAGATGCTTCCACGAAAGAAAGAGATAATCATTTATGCTAACATGACCGAACTTCAGAAGCGAATCCAGGATCACTTAGTTGAGAAAACATTTGATGTCTACTTGAACAAAGAAACAGATATTG TGTTGAGGAGACCTGGCATTAAGGCAAAGCTAAATAGTCTCTTTATTCAACTAAGGAAGAATTGCAGTCATCCTGATCTTTTGGAAGCTGCATTTGGAACAACAA gcCTGTATCCACCTGTTGATAAGCTTCTAGAGCAATGTGGCAAATTTCAGCTTCTGGACAGATTACTAACTAAGCTACTCGCACGAAAGCACAAG GTTCTAATATTTTCACAATGGACAAAAGTTTTGGACATTATTGAGTATTACCTAGATTCAAAAGGCCTCGACGTTTGCAGAATTGATGGTGGTGTTAAGTTAGAAGAGAGAAGGAGGCAG ATAGCAGAATTTAATGACTTGAATAGCAATCTGAACGTCTTTATTCTGAGCACACGGGCTGGTGGGCTTGGTATCAACCTTACTTCTGCTGATACTTGTATCTTATATGACAGCGACTGG AATCCTCAGATGGATCTTCAGGCCATGGATAGATGCCACCGGATTGGTCAGACACGCCCAGTGCATGTTTATAGGCTGGCAACATCACATTCTGTTGAGGTACTTTTCAATGATCTGTATCTTCAGATTAGTTGCTTGGGCCTACTCTTAGGTTTACTCAGCTTTTCATCATTGCAGGGGCGGATCATCAAGAAAGCTTTTGGGAAGTTGAAACTGGAGCACGTGGTGATAGGGAGGGGACAGTTTGAACAAGAGAGAGCAAAGCCTAACGTCTTAGAG GAAGGggagctgctggcgctgctCAGGGACGAGCAGGCCGAGGAAGACAAGATGATCCAGACTGACATCAGCAACGAAGATCTCTTGAAGCTGATGGACCGGAGCGACCTGTCTGGGCCGCCTGGTGCTGCCGACGCCGCACCACTGATCCCTCTGAAAGGCCCTGGCTGGGAGGTCGTGGTGCCCACGAAGAGTGGAGGCATGCTCGCGGCGCTCACCAGCTGA
- the LOC120649936 gene encoding ATP-dependent DNA helicase DDM1-like isoform X2, translating into MMEGVVVAMPNGVKAEVAPAAATADSPKSVLEDEKISDPNNGNASIATEPTKQVEESSDDFVDASSSLPVDLEIDSASVHPVKKEEQLLEPVREEEVDGFVDESISMPIDLEAKNGDASLITEAMKKEEEQLEEARVKAEEEEETRKREEAARLAFDPETRYSKLDELLTKTQLFSEFLLQKMDQIADEVVEPQAEEPPAAEKKKGRGRKRKAKAVPQYNDKKAKTAVAAMLTRSREERLANDCTLPEEERWKNEQANLVPLMTGGKLKSYQIKGVKWLISLWQNGLNGILADQMGLGKTIQTIGFLAHLKGKGMHGPYMVIAPLSTLSNWVNEISRFVPSVTSIIYHGDKVARAEIRRKFMPKTKDAVSPDFPIVVTSYEMAMSDAIFLAHYKWKYVVVDEGHRLKNSKCKLLREIKRIPMDNKLLLTGTPLQNNLAELWSLLNFILPDIFSSHQEFESWFDFSGKASEEKEPEENRRVHVVSKLHAILRPFLLRRMKEDVEQMLPRKKEIIIYANMTELQKRIQDHLVEKTFDVYLNKETDIVLRRPGIKAKLNSLFIQLRKNCSHPDLLEAAFGTTSLYPPVDKLLEQCGKFQLLDRLLTKLLARKHKVLIFSQWTKVLDIIEYYLDSKGLDVCRIDGGVKLEERRRQIAEFNDLNSNLNVFILSTRAGGLGINLTSADTCILYDSDWNPQMDLQAMDRCHRIGQTRPVHVYRLATSHSVEGRIIKKAFGKLKLEHVVIGRGQFEQERAKPNVLEEGELLALLRDEQAEEDKMIQTDISNEDLLKLMDRSDLSGPPGAADAAPLIPLKGPGWEVVVPTKSGGMLAALTS; encoded by the exons ATGATGGAAGGGGTGGTAGTCGCCATGCCGAACGGGGTGAAAGCGGAAGTCGCCCCCGCCGCTGCCACGGCAGATTCTCCTAAATCCGTTCTGGAGGACGAG AAAATTTCTGACCCCAACAACGGGAACGCCTCCATTGCCACTGAGCCAACTAAGCAAGTGGAGGAGAGCTCGGATGATTTTGTGGATGCAAGCTCGTCCCTGCCTGTTGACCTTGAAATTGATAGTGCTAGTGTGCACCCTGTTAAGAAGGAAGAGCAGCTTCTGGAGCCCGTCAGGGAGGAGGAAGTTGATGGTTTCGTTGATGAAAGTATATCTATGCCTATTGACCTTGAGGCCAAGAATGGCGATGCATCCCTGATCACAGAAGCAatgaagaaggaagaggagcagCTTGAGGAGGCGCGGGTtaaggcagaggaagaagaggaaaccAGGAAGAGGGAAGAAGCTGCAAGACTTGCTTTTGATCCTGAGACACGGTATAGCAAGTTAGATGAGTTGCTGACGAAGACACAGCTCTTTTCGGAGTTTTTACTTCAGAAAATGGATCAAATCGCTGAT GAAGTTGTTGAACCTCAAGCTGAAGAGCCACCAGCAgcagaaaagaagaaaggacGTGGCCGGAAGAGGAAAGCTAAAGCTGTGCCCCAATACAATGAT aAAAAGGCTAAGACGGCAGTGGCAGCCATGCTTACAAGATCTCGTGAAGAACGCCTTGCTAACGATTGTACTCTCCCAGAAGAAGAAAGGTGGAAAAATGAGCAAGCCAATCTTGTGCCTTTAATGACTGGTGGGAAGTTGAAGTCATACCAGATAAAGGGTGTGAAGTGGCTAATTTCATTGTGGCAGAATGGGCTCAATGGGATACTGGCTGACCAGATGGGCCTTGGGAAAACAATCCAAACAATTGGAtttcttgctcatctgaaaggGAAAGGAATGCACGGTCCATACATGGTAATCGCTCCTTTGTCCACTCTCTCAAACTGGGTCAATGAGATCTCAAG GTTTGTTCCATCTGTTACTAGTATCATTTATCATGGAGATAAAGTGGCCAGGGCTGAGATAAGAAGAAAATTCATGCCTAAAACGAAAGATGCTGTTAGCCCTGATTTTCCGatagtagtgacttcatatgaGATGGCCATGTCAGATGCGATATTTCTTGCTCACTATAAGTGGAAGTATGTTGTTGTGGATGAG GGGCATCGTttgaaaaattctaagtgtaAATTGTTAAGGGAGATAAAGCGCATTCCGATGGATAATAAGCTCCTTTTGACTGGGACACCCCTTCAGAACAATCTTGCAGAGCTGTGGTCCCTCCTGAACTTCATTTTGCCTGATATATTCTCATCACACCAGGAATTTGAATCATG GTTTGATTTTTCTGGAAAAgcaagtgaagaaaaagaacctGAGGAGAATAGGAGGGTTCATGTTGTTTCAAAGCTTCATGCCATTTTGCGTCCATTCCTTCTTAGGCGGATGAAAGAGGATGTAGAGCAGATGCTTCCACGAAAGAAAGAGATAATCATTTATGCTAACATGACCGAACTTCAGAAGCGAATCCAGGATCACTTAGTTGAGAAAACATTTGATGTCTACTTGAACAAAGAAACAGATATTG TGTTGAGGAGACCTGGCATTAAGGCAAAGCTAAATAGTCTCTTTATTCAACTAAGGAAGAATTGCAGTCATCCTGATCTTTTGGAAGCTGCATTTGGAACAACAA gcCTGTATCCACCTGTTGATAAGCTTCTAGAGCAATGTGGCAAATTTCAGCTTCTGGACAGATTACTAACTAAGCTACTCGCACGAAAGCACAAG GTTCTAATATTTTCACAATGGACAAAAGTTTTGGACATTATTGAGTATTACCTAGATTCAAAAGGCCTCGACGTTTGCAGAATTGATGGTGGTGTTAAGTTAGAAGAGAGAAGGAGGCAG ATAGCAGAATTTAATGACTTGAATAGCAATCTGAACGTCTTTATTCTGAGCACACGGGCTGGTGGGCTTGGTATCAACCTTACTTCTGCTGATACTTGTATCTTATATGACAGCGACTGG AATCCTCAGATGGATCTTCAGGCCATGGATAGATGCCACCGGATTGGTCAGACACGCCCAGTGCATGTTTATAGGCTGGCAACATCACATTCTGTTGAG GGGCGGATCATCAAGAAAGCTTTTGGGAAGTTGAAACTGGAGCACGTGGTGATAGGGAGGGGACAGTTTGAACAAGAGAGAGCAAAGCCTAACGTCTTAGAG GAAGGggagctgctggcgctgctCAGGGACGAGCAGGCCGAGGAAGACAAGATGATCCAGACTGACATCAGCAACGAAGATCTCTTGAAGCTGATGGACCGGAGCGACCTGTCTGGGCCGCCTGGTGCTGCCGACGCCGCACCACTGATCCCTCTGAAAGGCCCTGGCTGGGAGGTCGTGGTGCCCACGAAGAGTGGAGGCATGCTCGCGGCGCTCACCAGCTGA
- the LOC120647688 gene encoding uncharacterized protein LOC120647688, with protein sequence MALDSPSISSSATEGIFAQVGPPPQLDVLGGISAVEGRRRSSRDAPVPPPGRSSGPSGRPAEGRRRREQPSWLAREAWRACRGRRRSFLKYLRGAVVAGALRAPVAATTIAASACEAGGGGGGGACGAGDVEDDASFFDLEFTVLGDESAASDAEEERVEFNFAVAGEDVAASGGGEVVAVDAVAASAGADTGEAKDGAEEAERGEEQRPSGTACGGEVAVDAVAAPAGAETGEAKDGAEEAETAEEAAPAQRQHS encoded by the exons ATGGCCCTCGATTCCCCTTCTATTTCCTCTTCTGCCACTGAGGGCATATTTGCTCAGGTAGGCCCGCCTCCGCAGCTGGACGTGCTTGGGGGTATTTCC GCTGTGGAGGGGCGCCGCCGTAGCTCGCGAGAtgcgcccgtgccgccgccgggaaGGAGCAGCGGCCCTTCGGGACGGCctgcggaggggcggcggcggagggagcagccGTCGTGGCTCGCGCGGGAGGCCTGGCGCGCGTGCAGGGGAAGGAGGCGGAGCTTCCTCAAGTACCTGCGCGGCGCCGTGGTCGCCGGCGCCCTGCGCGCGCCCGTGGCCGCCACGACCATAGCCGCGTCGGCGTGcgaagccggcggcggaggaggaggtggcgcttGCGGCGCCGGGGACGTCGAGGACGACGCGTCCTTCTTCGACCTGGAGTTCACGGTGCTCGGCGACGAGAGCGCCGCGTCcgacgcggaggaggagcgggtgGAGTTCAACTTCGCCGTGGCCGGCGAGGACGTCGCCGCGTCCGGCGGGGGTGAGGTGGTGGCCGTCGACGCGGTGGCCGCGTCGGCCGGCGCGGATACGGGCGAGGCAAaggacggcgcggaggaggcggagaggggCGAGGAGCAGCGGCCCTCCGGGACGGCCTGCGGAGGCGAGGTGGCCGTCGACGCGgtggccgcgccggccggcgcggAGACGGGCGAGGCAAAGGatggcgcggaggaggcggagacGGCCGAGGAGGCTGCTCCGGCCCAGCGGCAGCACAGCTGA